One Terriglobales bacterium DNA window includes the following coding sequences:
- a CDS encoding cupin domain-containing protein, producing the protein MKRIFSAVAAIVTIVAAVAWATSLAEPSKKEIVGLTPDKVRWFTPPYYNDGRQRAHLFGDSSQGGTWIDRVKIPDGARVLAHTHPRDELATVIEGTWYVGEGAKFDAAKLKSYPAGSFVVIPANVPHFVEAKGAVVVQLTGIGKWQTDYLEK; encoded by the coding sequence ATGAAGAGGATCTTTTCCGCAGTCGCTGCCATAGTCACAATCGTTGCGGCAGTCGCATGGGCAACGAGCTTGGCCGAACCGAGCAAGAAGGAGATTGTCGGGTTAACCCCAGACAAAGTAAGGTGGTTTACTCCCCCTTACTACAACGACGGCAGACAACGAGCGCACCTGTTCGGCGACTCCAGCCAGGGTGGCACCTGGATCGATCGCGTGAAAATACCTGACGGTGCGCGTGTCCTCGCACATACGCACCCGCGAGACGAACTGGCCACGGTGATCGAAGGCACCTGGTATGTGGGCGAGGGAGCGAAATTCGACGCAGCGAAGCTAAAGAGCTACCCGGCAGGTAGTTTCGTCGTCATTCCGGCCAACGTCCCTCATTTTGTCGAAGCCAAAGGCGCTGTCGTCGTTCAGCTAACCGGCATCGGGAAATGGCAAACTGACTACCTGGAGAAATAA